Genomic segment of Marmota flaviventris isolate mMarFla1 chromosome 4, mMarFla1.hap1, whole genome shotgun sequence:
GTCTGCTCCGCCCTGCACCCAGCTCCCTCCTGCACCCAGCTCCCTCCACCAGCGGCTTGTGTGTATGCCGAGACTGACAGGCTGGTGGGTGCCCGCTGTGCCATGGGCTGTGGAATGTTCTTGGGTGCTGGCATCAGCAAGGGACTGAATTCACAGTGGGTGTGGGAGGGGAATTCAGGAGCAAGTGTGAAAAAAGCCTTGGGGCTGCCATTGAAGGAAGGACCTCTGCCCTGTGTGGAAAAGAGGGCTGAGGAAGACCAGGGAGGACTGTGCGAAAGTCAGGGTGTGGGGAACGGCCAGGGTCTGGGCACAGCAGGGCCTGCAGGGCACTGGGGAAGGGGCCTTAGGCAAGGCTGGCAAAGTACAGGGGCTGCACTGCATCCAGTGGCCCACTAGCACCTGCAGAAGTGGGGGAAGAGTGATGGCTGACTCGCCTCCATTTTTCTCTCTAGACACATGTCTCTCTGCAGGACGCCCTGATGGTTCTTCCTGCCCTCCCCAGGCTCCCGCTCAGGCAGCTGCTGCCACTGAACTCATAAAGGCCCAGAGAGAAAGGGGCCACTGTGTTTGACCCAGCACCTACTAGGGCTGTAATCACGCTGGGGCATCAGTAGCAAAGGTGGCTGTGGAGAAGGCAGTAGAGGGTGGGTAGCAGCTTGCTTGGCTGGAGAGGGAGGTCAGGCAGGATTTGGAGGCTGTTTGACCCTGACTAGACCAGGAGTCACCAGGCCTGAGGCAGAGAGAGGGCCTCGTGTGTATGGATTTGGGGGATGTGGGCATATGAAACCCTAGAATCCCAAATGTCAGAGCTGAAAGGGACACCAGTGCCTATCTCAGTGAGGCCACATGGGACTTGGCCATGCCAGGTGTTGCCTTTATGGCACAGCCACAGTCTCCCTGCCTCAAGCCCATCTTTCCTGAGAGCCTCTCATGAGGGCAATGCAGGTCTAGGACTTCAATCTAGGCCAGAAAAGTGGATAAGCCCCATGGGTCCCAGATACTGCTTGAAATGCAAGCATGGAGTAGAGGCCAGCTGAAAACTAGGTGCTATGCCATAGAACCCAAACAGGAGGCAACCTGTGCAGGAGAGGCAGCCTTCCAGCTAGCCTGCACAGACAGGTGACTCAGTTCTGAGTAGGTGTCTGGGCATAATGAGTGTTTCCCGGCTGGAGCTCCCAGCCACACAGCCTCGGTGCTCACCCCACTGGACACCTGTCTGCACCTGGACCTTTCCTCGGCCAGTGGCAGCTGGCTGGGATGTAGCCCCACTACGTGCACACACGTGGACCATCTAAGACCAGAGGCTGTTCTTGGGGAGTGGGGCATGAGTGTCACTCCTGCAGCTCCCTGGGGTCCTGGGCCTCACCCATGTTTCCTCTTCCATCCCCAGCACGACAGATGTGCACACGGTGGCCTCCCTGCTGAAGCTCTACCTGCGGGAGCTCCCTGAGCCCGTGATCCCCTTCGCCAGGTACGAGGACTTCCTCAGCTGCGCCCAGCTGCTCACCAAGGACGAGGGGGAGGTTAGTGCCTCCTGGGGACCCATCCTGGGAGGTGGACTGGTGGGTGGTGGGCACATGGAGTCAGGACACAAATTCCTGGACACGTGGCTTTCAATGGCACATGGCTCCTGGGATGAAGACTGCTGTTTGTGTGAGTGGGTAGTAGCTGGAGCATCCTGCTGTCTTTGTAGGGCCCTCCCCGTGTGTAGACATAAGTGTCTGGGAGGGACAGGTTCCCTCCTAAAAAGGGATGTTGGTCTAGGGTGCCCAGCTCTGGCCACTTGCAGTGGGTGTTTCTATGCTATGGCCTTTTCCCATGCCTGCCTCAGGCCACCCAGACCTGCCCTGGGGCTCAGTAAAAAAGAGACCTTTTACCTATGTATATCCTGTCTCATTTGGAAAGAATTTGAGAGAGTTCTCAGGACAGAGGGTCCCTCCTCCCTCACAGCCCTGCAGGTGCGAGTCTGCAACCCTGGGCAGCTGGGGCAGGGGAAGCACTGTTTGCCTTCCCTGTGGCTGTGTTGGAGATGAGGGCTGTTATCTGGCAAATATTTGTGTCTTGATAAGTGAGCTGAGACATTCCTCTGTGACCTGGCAAGAGGCTCACCCCTCACGCCAGCTCCCAGAAAGGAAATCAGCCTTCCCAAGAAGTCACAGCCTGGCTCCACCCCTCCATGGGGGGGCATGGAGGTGGTCATCTGAGGCTGGGCCCCCATCTCTCTGATCCTTGTCCAGCCCTTCCCCCAGTCAGAGAAGTACTCACTGTTTAAAATTCtgtgttcttcttcttctttcccaagGGGACTCTGGAATTGGCTAAACAAGTGAGCAACCTTCCCCAGGCCAATTACAACCTGCTCAGATATATCTGCAAGTAAGTGGCATTGGGGTGGGAGGCCACCCCTTCTGGCCCTGTGTTTATCCCTTGCTCCCCCATAGACACACTGTCCTTTGCAGAGGAGGCCTGGGTCACTCacccatttagcacagctttggcAAGCGTTGGTATGGCAGGGAGCACAAAAGAACCCAGAACCTGAGCTCACAGAGCTTACAGTTCCTTGAAAGTAGGCAGCTTAATCAGTCCCAAGTGGATCATTCTGGAAGACATACCCTCTGCCCTGGGCACCTCTCACCATCCCATCTCTCAAGCATGTGCCCCTTGATCACAACCCTTCATGTGTCATTCTGGGCCCTGGCTGGGGGCATGTGTGGGTAGCTCTCACCCAGCCCCATGCCTAGAGGTGCAGCTAGTTGTGCCCAGCAACCATGGAAGCCCGCGGGAGGCTTGGCCGGGTGTGGGGGTGTGCCTGGACATGGGGTGGGTGTGGCTGGTGAGCAGAGCATAAAGGACCAAGAATCCCAATGCAGGCTGGACTTCAGATTTCAGTTCTCCACCAATTGCTTCTTCCTTGCTTTGCAGGTTTCTGGATGAAGTTCAGTCCCATTCAAATATCAACAAGATGAGTGTCCAGAACCTGGCAACTGTTTTTGGACCTAACATACTACGGCCACAGATAGAGGATCCAGTGACCATCATGGAAGGTAACAGGGAAGCTTCTTGGGGTGCCAGGTGCTTCTGGGTCTGTGCTCATCTTTGTCCAGGGTTCGTCTTTAGAACCAGCACAGAGCCAGACCAAGGGGAAGGTACCTTAGATGGCTGTGCCTCTGTCTCTGGGGACTTAGCAGGAGCCTCTTTAGATCCCACCCCCTTGGGGTCTGGCTGTAAAAGGAACTTCACCCTGTGACTGTTAGCAGTTTTCACTGGATGTCATTAGAATGGCCCCCGGTTACTGTGGTGGAGAGGGAGAGGTCAGTGCCCTTGCCCTTGaatacagacattttttttttttttttttactttgatgaTGAAGTCATTGTCCTAGATTCCTGGGTGTCAGAGCTTTGAAAACCCCCGGGGAATTTTTCTTCCATGATaacaaataatatgattttttaaaaaaaaaaaaaaaaaagaaaagcaacatagAGAGACTAAGGTTGTAAGGTCATCTGAGCCCaggggtttgaggccagcccaggcaacatagtaagacctggtctagagaaaaagaatgggggtgggggagtagagagaaggaaaagagcagCGTGGTTCTGGTTTCAGTGTGCCTCGCTTTCCTCTCCTTCGTACCGCATCACTTGCTTTCAGTCCTCTAAGCAGCCTGTGCTGTGGTGATTGCCCTTattttctagatgaggaaactgaggctaacAGGTGAGGTCAGCCAGCCACATTTAAAGGGCACAGGTCTAGGCTGGCCTGGAAATGACAGCCTGTGCTCACGGGCCCCTGGGAAGACTAACTGACAAGAGTTAGTGCTGGAGTCCTGCTGTTCCCACACCAAGCAGACAGGTTTCTCCTGAGGTTCTAGCTGATAGCAGAGGCTGGCCAGGACTCACACAGTGACAAACACCAGTGGGGGCCATACCATCCTGGCTCTGGGTGAGCAGAAGGCCAAGTTCCTTGCTGAGCATGACTGGGGGAGATATAGTAGTATCGGGGTGAGTGAAGCTCCTTGGTTCCCCCTCTGCCTGGGGTGTAGCCTCTACTTTGGCCCTTTGCTCAGGCCTCTGTGTTGGCCTGATTCTCCTGCTCCAGGGAAATCCCACGCTCCCACCTGCCTGGCTGCACAAATGCCCAAGGGTGAATACCTACCCACCTACCTTACTGAATTCCTGCTTCATCTAGTTTTCTGACCAAGAAATTCCTGATGTGGTTCTTTCCTGGATTTTTAGTTACCTCAGTCAAAGGGTCCATCTAAGCCTTTGACCTTCCTTATTTCCTGGCAGACTTCCCCAGGGTGGTCTCTGTTCGATTGTGGGTAATAAGACTGAGCTAGGCTACTGGATGGCTGTCATGGTCCTTCCCGAAAGCCTACTTTTGACACCAGCCTCACCACCATAGGAACTATGTCCCCAGAATTGTGTCACAGGGCACTTGGTCAGATTGTTGTGTGCCCATGGGATTGTGTGGAAGATACTGTGTGCATGCCCACATGCATGTAAGACAGCTCCATTCCTGTGCCAGGGTCCTCTGCCCCCAGAGGGTGGACAGTCAGGCACAGCCAGCATCAGCAGCATAGGAAGGAGACACAGGACAGCCAACAGGGCTCTGCTGTGCCAGGTTCAGGTTTTCAGTTTCAGCCTGCCTCCTGTTCCTACCACAGCCCTGATGGGAATTGTCCCTGTTCCTCCCTGCTCAAGATCTGCATCCAGGGAAGGAGATTCTTAGGCACAATTCCTCTGCCCATGCCTGGATCCAGAGGGCATGGGATGGTCCTTTACACCAGACTCAGGTGAAGGCTTCTTAGGGGACAGGTACCCTGCTTGGCTGGAGCCACTAACAGCAAagcccttttcttctctctctgcgGCAGGTACTTCCCTAGTCCAGCACCTGATGACTGTCCTCATCCGCAAACACAGCCAGCTCTTCACCACGCCTACCCCAGAAGGACCTGCCTCCCCTTGTAGGGTCCCACAGTGCACAGTGGGGTGGGACTCTGAGGAGATCCCCAGCGACAGCCAAGGGGAGCCTGGTGGCTCCAGCCTGCCCACACACAGGACCTCATCTTTGGACGGGCCAGCTGCAGCAATGCTTTCTAGAACCTCCCCTCCAAGCCTAGGCAGCCAAGGTGGCCCTGCAGCCACCAGCCCTGGGAAGAGGGTACAGACTCTGCCCAACTGGAAGTCTTCCTTCCGGCAGCCAGGGTCCCGGTCAGGGAGCCCAAAGGCGGGCAGCTCGTCTCTAGAAGTGCCCATCATCTCCTCTGGTGGGAACTGGCTCACGAACGGGTTGTCTTCTCTGCGAGGTCACCGCCGGGCCTCATCAGGAGACCGGCTCAAGAACTCAGGTTCCACACAAAGACTCTCCACCTATGACAATGTGCCCCCACCCAGCCTCTTTCCCAGCACTGTCAGCGTGACCAGCACGTTGTCCTCCCGGGAAGCCTCCATCAGCAGCTGCACAGCCTGCCGGGCTAGTGACTCATCCACCTGCAGCTCCCTGCACACCGAATGGGCCCTTGAGCCCTCGCCGCTCCCCAGCAGCAGTGAGGACCACAGGTCCCTAGACCTGGGCCACAGTCTGGATGAGGCGGGTGTAGGTGGCGGCAGCAGCAGTGAACCCAAGGACCCAGGCAGCCCTACCCAGGACCACTCCCGCCACTGCCAGGCTCTCCAGAGCGTGGTGGCTGAGCTCAGAGCAGAGCTGAGCCGGCAGAGGACTGAGTATGAGACAAGTCTGAAAAGGTAAAGGGCCCCAGCTGCACCAGGCCACAGCCTCTGTGGCTGCCCTCTCTGGAAGAGGGTGCTgagaggcagggctgggagctgggagctCTTCCTGCCTATCCAGGAGGATGCCCCTGGGACCCCTGGGTTGGCTGGGCTGAATTTTCTATCTTTGTAAACTCCAAAGCTCACTGGTCTGGCATGTAGTGAGTGCTCCATCAATGCCCCCGACAGTGTAGGTGAGAATGTCAGCCCTGGCCAACCACTGGCACTGCATTCTGTGGCCCATGTGCAGGGCAGGCCAGCCTAGTGGGGAGGGAGAGCTTTAGGGACTGGAGTTCAattgctgtactgagccaagccCTCCCTCCCATCCAACCTGGTCACAGAGCTGTTGCGCCTCCCGCTCCAGGTGGCTTGCAAGCTCACTCACAGATGGGTCCAAGATCCATCCTCTCAGCCATCCCGAGGGGAGGGTGTTCTCTTTACTAAAATCCTAAGAAGCTGAGTTCTCCACTGAGGTCAATGCAGTTCTCACTAATAGCCAGCACACAGGGCTTCCATCAGCATCTCAGGCCCTTGCTGCTCAGCCCAGGCCCCCTTTAAGCCTGGGTCTCACACCCTTGCCGGCCTTCAGTGACATTTGAGGACTTCATTTTCCATTAGTCTGGGATCTGGGAGGGACCAGGGACCTGGGAGGACAGTGACTGGCCCTTTTTCTCTGCTGCATAGTGTCAGGTATCTATAGATACCATGTTCTTTTGGGCTGCATAGTGCCAGGTGTATACAGACACCATGTTCATAGCAGGAAGGGACGGAAAAGGACATTGGAGCGGGGGAGGTCATGGAAGTGGTGCCTGAGCCAGGACTTGAAGGGCCAATAGGATGGAGCTgagcagaggagaaaggagacaGGAGTAAAACCCAGGGTGTAAAACAGGAAAGCCACACAGGTAAGCCCTGGTTCCAAGGTGATACAGTGGAAGCTGGGGACTGCTGAAGGATGACCTTCCCACAATGGCCCAGAGGTCAGAATCAGCCTCTCCCTGCCTGCCTGCTTGTGGAGCCCATTGACCCTTTCCCTGTCACCTGCACAGTGTGACTTGGTTCCTGGGGACGAGTTTGATGTTGTTGGGTGGTGTCTGTGACTCAGACTGCCCGGGGTCAAGTCCTAGCTCCACCTGCCGTTGGCTGATGTTAGCCCACCCATTTGTCCTGAGGATGAAGTGCCTCACTTGGGTGGGCTAGCTCAGCCCAGTGCTGCatgtcccaggggctcaggagccTCCACTGCCCATGTTCTTTGCAGctctgtggctggaggaagatGAGGTTCCCAGAGGAAGAGGGACCTCAGCAGAGACCCTTGTGGTATCCTCATGGGCAGAGTGGCCCGGGATGTTATCCTGGTCAGAGGGAGGGTCTACAGTGAGGAGGGTCTGAGAGCACAGGAAGGAGGGGGCAGCTAGCACCTTGCCCCATCCAGCAGGCCTTTGGGGAATGTACCCCCTCATGGAGTGGCTGTGAAGTCATCCGGCTGGTGTGGTGGAGAGGGCATGTCTGAGATCTGCTTTACACCCTGCCTCTCTCGGAACTTGGAGCCCCTCCGCACGTTCCGATGGAGGTCTTCCTTCAAGCATTCCCTGAAGAGACTGTTGTCTGTGAAGTACCAGATTCTGGTCTAGACCCTGGGGACACAGCTGTGACCCAAACTGACCAAAACCCCTGCCCTCATTCTTTTGCAGGGGGGATAAGGGCAGAAAAATCATGCATGAGATACATTTTCATCCGTGTCTGGTGTGTTAGATGTACACAATAAATTAGCTTGGAGGGAAGAGGGACACTGGGGAGAAGGCTGGGGCAGGTCCTCAGCCTTGGGCAGAGGGGATAGTGTGAGGGCCCTTGAGCCTGGGTGAAGCTCTGGTCTTGTTCAGCAGAAGTGAGAATGAATGAGGAGCAATGGAGGGTCTGATACACTTTGTTCCCTCTCCCATGTATACCTAGCCACCACCCTGCAGAGGAGTGGTCATCAGGGGCCCAGGGAAGAACAGAAACCATTTAAAAGGCCAGGAGGCTGGCACAGGCCAAAGGGGCCAGCAGTTGAGGTGGGGAGAAACAGCCAGATTGTCAGCATATTTTGAAAGTAGAGCCAGTGAGTTTTGCTGGTTGATAGAATGTGGGAGTGAGAAAAAGAACCAGCTCCAGGAGGACATGACAGTTTGGGTGGAGCAGCTTGAGGAAGGTGCTCCCTGGAGGGGTGCTGAGCTGGGAGTGGTGTGGAAAGTAGGGTTACAAGCTCAGTTTGGGGCCCAGAAAGTTggatgtgctcaataaataggcTGGACAGGGGGCTTAGGATCAAGAGACTGGACAGGGTCATTCAGGtatagagaggaagaggagaggaaccTGGCCCTGGGGCAGCAGGGAATGTGGAGATGCCAGCAAAGAAGGGGCTGGGACCAAGGAGAAGCAAGTGAGATCTGCTTTCTGACCGCATGTCCTTGCTCCCGTGAAGGGTGGTTTCCTTTTTCCAAACTTAGGGTCAGTGATTCAGATGGAGGCCTGGGCCCTGTCTTGGAGGGTGGGGAACTGATGTTTCTTCCACATCTGCCATCTTCCAGGTGCTTTGCTGGGCATGCATTATCCTCCCTCTCTGGTGACTGTAGTGTCTTGGGACGGGCTCACCCGCTGTATTTCAGAGGAACATGTGGGGGCTCAGTGCACTCTTAGCTCATCCACCACCATGGGGCTTATATCCCCCAGGCCCCAGTGTGCAAGCTATCTCAGGGTGGACAGGAGCTGGCCAAAAAGATGGAGGAGGTGCCAACTTTTGCAGAATGTGGTATAGACCTTGGAGGATCTGTGGCTGCACCAAGGAGCACTGCCAGGACCTACAGGGAGGATCACTAAGGAAGCAGAACCAAGGGGGGACACTTGAGCTGGGACATGAAGGGCATGTAGGAATTTCCTGTAAGTGTCAACGGCTGGAGTGCTAGGTGGTGTCGGAgcagcaggaaggagagggacaTAGGAACAAAGACCAAGGGACAGTTGGggctctcccctcccttcttacAAGGACCAGAGCTGCTCTCAGCCAGGGCAGGCAGCCCTCAGTGGGACAAGTGATGGGGCTACATGGGCAAGAGTCCTTTTATTTTAGTGGGGACTCATGGTGGCCTCCAGCCTCCAGTGCTGAAGGCATGAATCCTCATACAGACCCAGttggctctgtggcagagtgcCAGGTCTTGTGGTGTCCTCCCCTCAAGGATCTTGCCCGATTTGGCCATGACTGCCCCTTTCTAGATGGTTCTTTTTGATAAAACCCAGCGAGCCAGAATCTGAGAAAtcttttcttgattctttttaagCATGGAAGCCAACAGTGCTGACCTGAGGAAACAGATGTCACGGTTAGAAGAAGAGCTGGACCAGGAGAAGAAGAAGTACACCATGCTGGAAATTAAGCTGAGGAACTCTGAGCGGGCACGGGAGGATGCAGAGAGGAGGAACCAGCTGCTGCAGAAGGAAATGGAGGAGTTTTTTTCTACCCTGGGAAGCTTGACTGTTGGAGTCAAAGGTGCCAGAGCCCCAAAGTGAGAGAACGGAAGAGCTCACTTGGCACCTGCTCCACTCTACCCTCAGCAGAGCTGGCACAGGCCACATGAGGAGCCAGAGGCCTCTCGCTCAGACCAGGCTGTTGGCAGGGCCAGGTGCTCTGGAACCAGCTGGAGAGAAAGACCCTGACACCCCGATGGGGACTGTTGGGACCCCCATATACCCCAGGTGGGATCTGGATGCTGCTTTTATTATGCGGGTCCTGATGGGTGTCAGAGGGGATGGTGCCTGCCACAAGAGCAGCATTTAGCCTTTCACCCAGGAAGAGTCCCCCATGGCTACCCAAAGATGGCACTCAGGAGCGAGCAGCCACCAAGAACACTTCACATTCTTTATTAAATTTGCTCTGAAAGCATGATGCCTTACCTGATCCATTCTTTATGTCTGTGCTACAGGGGTTGACCAAATTCTCTTTCTAGCAGGGTTGGGAGCCCCCCGAGGACTCCACATTGTTGTTA
This window contains:
- the Arhgap22 gene encoding rho GTPase-activating protein 22 isoform X2, which encodes MLSPKIRQSRRARSKSLVMGEQSRSPGRPPGPCRLGPVLKAGWLRKQRSIMKNWQQRWFVLRGNQLFYYKDKDETKPQGFISLQGTQVTELLPGPEDPGKHLFEISPGGAGEREKVPANPEALLLMASSQRDMEDWVQAIRRVILAPLGGGIFGQRLEDTVHHERKYGPRLAPLLVEQCVDFIRERGLTEEGLFRMPGQANLVRDLQDSFDCGEKPLFDSTTDVHTVASLLKLYLRELPEPVIPFARYEDFLSCAQLLTKDEGEGTLELAKQVSNLPQANYNLLRYICKFLDEVQSHSNINKMSVQNLATVFGPNILRPQIEDPVTIMEGTSLVQHLMTVLIRKHSQLFTTPTPEGPASPCRVPQCTVGWDSEEIPSDSQGEPGGSSLPTHRTSSLDGPAAAMLSRTSPPSLGSQGGPAATSPGKRVQTLPNWKSSFRQPGSRSGSPKAGSSSLEVPIISSGGNWLTNGLSSLRGHRRASSGDRLKNSGSTQRLSTYDNVPPPSLFPSTVSVTSTLSSREASISSCTACRASDSSTCSSLHTEWALEPSPLPSSSEDHRSLDLGHSLDEAGVGGGSSSEPKDPGSPTQDHSRHCQALQSVVAELRAELSRQRTEYETSLKSMEANSADLRKQMSRLEEELDQEKKKYTMLEIKLRNSERAREDAERRNQLLQKEMEEFFSTLGSLTVGVKGARAPK
- the Arhgap22 gene encoding rho GTPase-activating protein 22 isoform X1, with amino-acid sequence MLSPKIRQSRRARSKSLVMGEQSRSPGRPPGPCRLGPVLKAGWLRKQRSIMKNWQQRWFVLRGNQLFYYKDKDETKPQGFISLQGTQVTELLPGPEDPGKHLFEISPGGAGEREKVPANPEALLLMASSQRDMEDWVQAIRRVILAPLGGGTARSSHAHPLEPLPAGIFGQRLEDTVHHERKYGPRLAPLLVEQCVDFIRERGLTEEGLFRMPGQANLVRDLQDSFDCGEKPLFDSTTDVHTVASLLKLYLRELPEPVIPFARYEDFLSCAQLLTKDEGEGTLELAKQVSNLPQANYNLLRYICKFLDEVQSHSNINKMSVQNLATVFGPNILRPQIEDPVTIMEGTSLVQHLMTVLIRKHSQLFTTPTPEGPASPCRVPQCTVGWDSEEIPSDSQGEPGGSSLPTHRTSSLDGPAAAMLSRTSPPSLGSQGGPAATSPGKRVQTLPNWKSSFRQPGSRSGSPKAGSSSLEVPIISSGGNWLTNGLSSLRGHRRASSGDRLKNSGSTQRLSTYDNVPPPSLFPSTVSVTSTLSSREASISSCTACRASDSSTCSSLHTEWALEPSPLPSSSEDHRSLDLGHSLDEAGVGGGSSSEPKDPGSPTQDHSRHCQALQSVVAELRAELSRQRTEYETSLKSMEANSADLRKQMSRLEEELDQEKKKYTMLEIKLRNSERAREDAERRNQLLQKEMEEFFSTLGSLTVGVKGARAPK